A stretch of the Candidatus Jettenia sp. AMX2 genome encodes the following:
- a CDS encoding putative toxin-antitoxin system toxin component, PIN family: MIDTNVLYSALKSKRGASYRLISQLQCNTFQIMLSIPLYVEYQEVLLKGKLLERYSKQEILGFLRYFCKICTHQEIFYLWRPVLKDQKDDMVLELAVAGNCDYIITYNIKHFKGLEQFKPKPITPKEFIGLQGGLL; the protein is encoded by the coding sequence GTGATTGATACCAATGTGTTGTATTCAGCTCTCAAATCTAAGAGAGGTGCATCATACAGATTAATTTCACAATTGCAATGTAATACTTTTCAAATAATGCTTTCTATTCCGTTATATGTAGAATATCAGGAGGTTTTATTAAAAGGAAAACTTTTAGAAAGATATTCAAAGCAAGAAATATTAGGATTTCTAAGGTATTTTTGTAAAATTTGCACCCATCAAGAGATTTTCTATTTATGGAGACCGGTTTTAAAAGACCAAAAAGATGATATGGTCTTGGAGCTGGCAGTAGCAGGTAATTGTGATTACATTATTACTTACAATATTAAACATTTTAAGGGTTTGGAACAATTTAAACCAAAACCAATAACACCGAAAGAATTTATTGGATTGCAAGGAGGTTTACTATGA
- a CDS encoding DUF262 domain-containing protein translates to MSETVFKQVNYDLNALVKYIELGEIGLPDIQRPFVWKNAKVRDLFDSIYKGYPVGYLLFWQNGFSDDTRVIGMNTKQKSPRLLIVDGQQRLTSLYAVVKRILVVRENYDSELIHIAFNPLLEKFEVADAAIRRDKSYIPDISILWSKETDLFEVVDCYLSELKSSREISIDEKKQIKKAISRLQSLLSFPFTALELLANISEEDVADVLCV, encoded by the coding sequence ATGAGCGAAACTGTTTTTAAACAAGTAAATTATGATCTGAATGCTCTTGTCAAGTATATCGAACTAGGTGAGATCGGCCTGCCCGATATTCAACGTCCATTTGTTTGGAAAAATGCTAAAGTGCGGGATTTATTCGATTCTATATACAAGGGCTATCCGGTAGGTTACTTGCTGTTCTGGCAGAACGGATTTTCTGATGATACCCGCGTTATCGGAATGAATACCAAACAAAAATCCCCTCGTTTATTAATCGTGGACGGTCAGCAACGTTTAACGTCACTATATGCGGTTGTAAAAAGGATTCTGGTCGTCCGAGAAAACTACGACTCCGAATTAATTCATATTGCTTTTAATCCTCTATTGGAGAAGTTTGAAGTTGCAGATGCTGCTATTCGCAGAGATAAGTCCTACATCCCTGACATCTCCATATTGTGGAGCAAAGAAACGGATCTTTTTGAGGTTGTTGACTGCTATCTTTCTGAATTAAAAAGTTCTCGCGAAATCAGCATTGACGAAAAAAAGCAGATAAAGAAGGCGATATCAAGGCTTCAATCGCTTTTGAGTTTCCCTTTCACCGCACTAGAGCTTTTAGCGAATATCAGCGAAGAGGATGTAGCCGATGTTTTGTGCGTATAA
- a CDS encoding IS630 family transposase, whose product MKITLTEDQKQKLEEQHKTERDSRICDRIKAVLLTSEGWTQKQIAQALRIHETTVWGHLKDYIFQEKLKPISGGSSSKLDEEQTIEIISHLEQNTYSSTKEIIQYIQVRYGVSYTQQGMHDWLIKHRFSYKKPKGVPAKLNKLRQEAFIREYEELKANLAPGEVVLFIDSVHPTQATKITSGRIRKGVEKMIATVASRSRINLTGAIDLNTMSIITREYETINGSATVDFLKTIEAAHPAATKIHIIADGGGSHTSNEVGLFLSEANAVNRLFLDETYGIKLPGNRALLHKAPYLSDILYIIISKIVLKSIFA is encoded by the coding sequence ATGAAAATAACCCTAACCGAAGATCAGAAGCAAAAGCTAGAAGAGCAGCACAAAACCGAAAGAGATAGCAGAATATGCGATCGGATAAAGGCTGTATTATTGACTAGCGAAGGCTGGACACAAAAGCAAATAGCACAGGCATTACGCATACATGAAACTACAGTATGGGGTCATTTAAAGGATTACATATTTCAGGAAAAATTAAAGCCAATCAGCGGAGGCTCTTCAAGTAAGTTGGATGAGGAGCAAACGATAGAGATAATATCACATTTGGAACAAAACACCTATTCATCCACCAAAGAAATCATTCAATACATCCAAGTCCGTTATGGTGTAAGTTATACGCAACAAGGCATGCATGATTGGCTGATTAAGCACAGGTTTTCGTATAAAAAGCCTAAAGGTGTTCCCGCCAAGCTCAATAAATTAAGACAGGAAGCATTTATTCGGGAATATGAAGAATTAAAAGCCAACCTCGCTCCTGGCGAGGTAGTCCTGTTTATAGACAGTGTCCATCCTACCCAAGCGACAAAAATTACCAGCGGCCGGATTAGAAAAGGGGTAGAAAAGATGATAGCTACGGTTGCAAGCCGGAGTAGAATAAATCTAACTGGTGCAATTGATTTAAACACAATGTCGATTATTACTCGCGAGTATGAAACCATAAATGGTAGTGCTACCGTTGATTTTTTAAAGACAATCGAGGCCGCACACCCTGCAGCCACTAAAATTCATATAATCGCTGATGGTGGCGGATCCCATACGTCAAATGAAGTAGGGTTGTTTTTGTCAGAAGCAAATGCAGTAAATCGATTATTTTTAGACGAAACGTACGGTATCAAATTACCTGGCAACAGGGCTTTGTTGCACAAAGCCCCATATTTATCTGATATACTATATATTATTATAAGTAAAATAGTATTGAAAAGTATTTTTGCATAA
- a CDS encoding cupin domain-containing protein has product MKTVLFGICLVVSLTSNVWALDVNSVNVDVLAKTSSSWDGRALPKYAKGTPEITILRITFPPKVQLPLHKHPVINAGVLLKGELTVVTENKKTLHLKAGDSIVEVINTWHYGKNEGNEPAEIIIFYAGIQGMPIAIEK; this is encoded by the coding sequence ATGAAAACAGTTTTGTTTGGAATATGTTTGGTAGTATCGTTAACAAGTAATGTTTGGGCTCTGGATGTAAATTCTGTCAACGTTGATGTGCTGGCCAAAACGAGTTCAAGTTGGGATGGAAGAGCTTTGCCAAAGTATGCCAAAGGTACGCCAGAGATAACGATTCTGAGAATCACATTTCCCCCGAAGGTACAATTGCCGCTACATAAACATCCGGTAATAAATGCGGGCGTGTTATTAAAAGGAGAGCTAACTGTGGTGACCGAAAACAAGAAGACATTACATCTAAAGGCCGGGGATTCAATCGTTGAAGTTATTAATACGTGGCACTACGGAAAGAATGAAGGCAATGAACCGGCGGAAATCATAATTTTCTATGCTGGCATACAGGGCATGCCGATAGCAATTGAGAAATAG
- a CDS encoding putative DNA binding domain-containing protein, with translation MSLKAQQRVVNLQYWHDFMQCIRLAGFRSSNTISSQNSLLFSYILYLMGRAEYGVEEFRLRRVIAKWFFMSSLIGRFTGSPESAMEFDLARFRETKDAKSFVDILENASDLVLTEDYWKITLPNDLATSSPRSPSLFAYYAALVLLDARALFSKLKVSELLDPVSQGIRKAVERHHLFPKGYLKTLGITDLRETNQIANYALVEWSDNMNIMDQAPSEYVTEIASRFGKDELVRMYHWHALPENWEQTDYRDFLEQRRELIAQIIQEGYRTLAVEQVEKTSDMRLSLSDIIANGESGEVEFKSTLRVNLHTGSRDPKIELAAMKTIAGFLYSNGGILTVGVTDDGTPLGIDADGFENEDKMSLHLVNMIKDRIGPSIMQFIHARFEDYNGCRAMVIECSKGQVASICERWEYRAFLYSYWSFHDRIKRQPDTRVY, from the coding sequence ATGTCCTTAAAAGCCCAACAGCGAGTGGTTAATCTTCAGTATTGGCATGACTTCATGCAATGTATTCGGTTAGCGGGTTTCAGAAGCAGCAATACAATCAGTTCTCAGAACAGCCTTCTTTTCTCTTATATCCTATATCTAATGGGGAGAGCGGAATATGGTGTCGAGGAATTTCGCCTGAGAAGAGTAATCGCTAAATGGTTTTTCATGTCCAGCCTTATTGGCCGTTTCACCGGTTCACCGGAATCTGCCATGGAGTTCGATTTGGCAAGGTTTCGTGAAACAAAAGATGCAAAAAGTTTTGTAGATATATTAGAAAATGCTAGCGATCTGGTACTAACGGAGGACTACTGGAAAATCACCCTTCCTAATGACCTAGCAACATCATCACCTCGCAGCCCTTCATTATTTGCCTATTACGCTGCCCTTGTATTGCTTGACGCTCGCGCTCTGTTCTCGAAATTGAAAGTATCAGAGCTTTTAGATCCTGTATCGCAAGGTATTCGTAAAGCTGTTGAACGACATCATCTTTTTCCAAAAGGCTATCTCAAAACACTCGGCATTACTGACTTGCGAGAAACAAATCAAATTGCTAATTATGCATTAGTAGAATGGAGTGATAACATGAATATTATGGATCAGGCTCCGTCAGAGTATGTAACGGAAATTGCATCACGTTTCGGAAAAGATGAACTGGTTCGTATGTATCATTGGCATGCGTTACCAGAAAATTGGGAGCAGACAGATTACCGGGATTTCTTAGAACAGAGACGGGAACTAATTGCACAGATTATTCAAGAGGGTTATCGAACGCTTGCGGTGGAACAGGTTGAAAAAACATCAGATATGCGTCTTTCTTTAAGTGACATTATCGCAAATGGTGAATCGGGCGAAGTTGAATTTAAATCTACTCTACGAGTAAACCTGCATACCGGCAGCAGAGATCCAAAAATTGAATTGGCAGCAATGAAAACTATTGCAGGGTTTCTTTATTCAAATGGTGGTATTTTGACGGTTGGTGTTACCGATGACGGTACTCCTCTGGGTATTGATGCTGACGGCTTTGAGAATGAAGACAAGATGAGTCTTCACCTTGTGAACATGATAAAAGATCGTATCGGACCATCGATAATGCAATTTATTCATGCGAGGTTTGAAGATTATAATGGTTGTCGGGCCATGGTGATTGAATGCTCAAAAGGCCAAGTTGCCAGTATTTGTGAAAGATGGGAATATAGAGCGTTTTTATATTCGTACTGGTCCTTCCACGACAGAATTAAGCGCCAGCCAGACACAAGAGTATATTAA
- a CDS encoding DUF6290 family protein, with protein MSTLSVRLPESLHKKIKKIAKEEKISINQFISSAAAEKISAIMTVDYLKREAKLGKRKDFETILKKVPDVEPEPYDRLTKS; from the coding sequence ATGAGTACTTTGAGTGTGAGATTACCGGAATCTCTACATAAAAAAATAAAGAAAATTGCTAAAGAAGAAAAGATTTCTATTAACCAGTTCATAAGTAGTGCAGCAGCCGAAAAGATCTCTGCCATTATGACCGTAGATTATTTAAAAAGAGAGGCTAAATTAGGAAAGAGGAAAGATTTTGAAACAATATTAAAAAAAGTACCAGATGTTGAACCAGAACCGTACGATAGATTAA